One Watersipora subatra chromosome 4, tzWatSuba1.1, whole genome shotgun sequence genomic window carries:
- the LOC137394339 gene encoding uncharacterized protein, which translates to MKREIKEMEEQFVVMCGDLKKSEAHIEQLGEEYSKIGAGDITPQERKMEELACRYKRLASSILSDPDSSKTRKKHRDMLTKVKGQFESEVDKYLSGRKKGRKINRRYEEVEVLHTERDNLIEYINDKLETRQDKSWLTKELVSKIRDCLLIQIGQPDVDDNVEFEEPELESDVDDD; encoded by the exons ATGAAGAGAGAAATTAAGGAAATGGAGGAGCAGTTTGTGGTGATGTGTGGAGACTTGAAGAAGAGTGAGGCTCATATTGAACAGCTAGGAGAGGAATATTCAAAGATTGGAGCAG GCGATATAACACCACAGGAGCGGAAGATGGAAGAGCTTGCCTGTCGCTACAAAAGATTAGCATCAAGTATATTGAGTGACCCAG ATTCGTCCAAGACCAGAAAGAAACACCGTGACATGTTGACCAAAGTCAAAGGGCAGTTTGAAAGTGAGGTGGACAAGTATCTGTCAG GTAGAAAAAAGGGAAGAAA GATCAATAGACGTTATGAAGAAGTAGAAGTACTACATACAGAGAGAGACAACCTCATTGAATACATCAATGATAAGTTAGAAACAAGGCAGGATAAGTCTTGGTTGACTAAGGAGCTTGTTTCCAAAATCAGAGATTGCTTGTTAATTCAGATTGGCCAGCCAGATGTAGATGATAATGTAGAGTTTGAGGAGCCAGAATTAGAGAGTGATGTCGATGACGATTGA